One Campylobacter concisus DNA segment encodes these proteins:
- a CDS encoding NAD(P)/FAD-dependent oxidoreductase — protein sequence MIYDVIIIGAGASGLFLGANLKGKKVAILEKNSSAGKKILASGGGRCNITNRFISAKNYIGEQKFIEQILKVLTPDQVLKFFSELKFSEQKQNQFFCDSGAKSVLSVLLKRQNADIFYNKEVLGAKKVDEIFKILTKDEKFRARNLVIASGGLSYKALGASDIGYKIANDFGIETSALTPALVGFSVQKDEFWFKELSGVSLSADVVINTKNESRKFSDDLLFTHRGISGPAILNASLFWQKGRICINFLPRFSEKNLINGKKQLSSVLPLPKRFVLEFLKNFGLKDRAFYEFSDKERQIIKRLFAYEFAPAGTFGFERAEVTKGGVKIEFLDENLQDSNVKGLYFIGEVLDITGMLGGYNLHFAFASALKVARVLNL from the coding sequence TTGATCTACGACGTCATCATCATTGGCGCCGGTGCTAGCGGACTATTTTTAGGAGCAAATTTAAAGGGTAAAAAGGTTGCGATTTTAGAGAAAAATAGCAGCGCTGGCAAAAAGATCCTAGCAAGTGGTGGAGGCAGATGCAACATCACAAACCGCTTTATAAGCGCTAAAAACTATATTGGAGAGCAAAAATTTATAGAGCAAATTTTAAAAGTACTGACTCCAGATCAAGTTTTAAAATTTTTTAGCGAGCTTAAATTTAGTGAGCAAAAGCAAAATCAATTTTTCTGCGATAGCGGCGCAAAGAGTGTCTTGAGCGTACTTTTAAAAAGGCAAAATGCAGATATTTTTTACAATAAAGAAGTTCTTGGCGCTAAAAAAGTAGATGAAATTTTTAAAATTTTGACAAAAGATGAGAAATTTAGAGCTAGAAATTTAGTCATCGCAAGTGGTGGACTAAGCTACAAAGCCCTTGGTGCAAGTGACATTGGCTATAAAATAGCAAATGATTTTGGTATTGAGACATCAGCTCTTACACCTGCACTTGTTGGATTTAGCGTGCAAAAAGATGAGTTTTGGTTTAAAGAGCTTAGCGGCGTTAGTCTAAGCGCGGATGTAGTGATAAATACCAAAAACGAGAGCCGTAAATTTAGTGACGACTTGCTTTTTACACACAGAGGCATAAGCGGCCCAGCGATACTAAACGCATCTTTGTTTTGGCAAAAAGGACGAATCTGCATAAATTTTTTGCCTAGATTTAGTGAGAAAAATTTAATAAACGGCAAAAAGCAGCTTAGCTCGGTTTTACCCTTACCAAAGAGATTTGTGCTAGAGTTTTTAAAAAATTTTGGCCTAAAAGATAGAGCTTTTTATGAATTTAGCGATAAAGAGAGACAAATCATAAAAAGGCTTTTTGCTTATGAATTTGCTCCAGCTGGGACATTTGGCTTTGAAAGAGCGGAAGTCACAAAAGGCGGTGTAAAGATTGAATTTTTAGATGAAAATTTACAAGACTCTAACGTTAAGGGGCTTTATTTCATTGGTGAGGTCTTGGACATCACTGGCATGCTTGGCGGATATAACTTGCATTTTGCATTTGCAAGCGCTCTAAAGGTGGCTAGGGTCTTAAATCTATGA
- the rplM gene encoding 50S ribosomal protein L13, which yields MTKITKPNEVKRDWIVVDAAGKRFGRLLTEVATILRGKNKPCFTPNVDCGDYVIIINASKVEFTGNNKAEDKLYHRHSGYFGSVKSEKFGDLIANKPEKLFKLAVRGMLPKTKLGREMIKKLKVYAGSEHPHTAQIAKKEGK from the coding sequence ATGACAAAAATAACAAAGCCAAACGAAGTTAAACGAGACTGGATCGTTGTTGATGCAGCTGGTAAACGTTTTGGTAGATTGCTAACTGAGGTAGCAACTATACTTCGTGGCAAAAACAAACCATGCTTCACGCCAAACGTAGATTGTGGCGACTATGTTATCATCATAAATGCTTCAAAAGTAGAATTTACTGGTAATAACAAAGCTGAAGATAAACTTTATCACAGACACTCAGGATATTTTGGTAGCGTAAAGAGTGAAAAATTTGGCGATTTGATAGCAAATAAGCCAGAAAAACTATTTAAATTAGCTGTTCGTGGAATGCTTCCAAAAACTAAACTTGGAAGAGAGATGATAAAAAAACTAAAAGTTTATGCTGGCAGTGAGCATCCTCATACGGCACAAATAGCTAAAAAAGAAGGAAAATAA
- the rpsI gene encoding 30S ribosomal protein S9 codes for MAKVYATGKRKTAVAKVWVKAGSGKIVVNGMDLNTWLGGHEAIKLKVIQPLLVTKQESLIDVVATTLGGGYSAQAEALRHGISRALADMDADFRAALKPKGLLTRDSRVVERKKFGRRKARRSPQFSKR; via the coding sequence ATGGCAAAAGTTTATGCAACTGGTAAAAGAAAAACTGCCGTAGCAAAGGTTTGGGTAAAAGCTGGAAGCGGTAAAATCGTAGTAAATGGTATGGATCTTAATACTTGGCTTGGTGGACATGAAGCTATAAAGCTTAAAGTAATTCAGCCACTTCTAGTTACTAAACAAGAGAGTTTAATAGATGTAGTAGCTACAACTTTAGGTGGTGGTTATTCAGCACAAGCAGAGGCTTTGAGACACGGTATTTCACGTGCTTTAGCTGATATGGATGCTGATTTTAGAGCAGCACTTAAACCAAAAGGCTTGTTAACTAGAGATTCTCGTGTTGTTGAACGTAAGAAATTTGGTAGAAGAAAGGCAAGAAGAAGCCCACAATTTTCTAAACGTTAA
- a CDS encoding OmpA family protein, whose product MKKIALAMVAATAVFASNAAYNYEVTPTIGGVHPEGNLRVKDHNFVGVRAARNLEDFFFDQVELGVDYTQKAKEKTGSLTREGRVLRYHANLVKDIVDFGPVSLYGLVGAGYEDVPAIFVKNEDGGFGQYGFGLRYQVTDRFALKAEARDAIKFEHADHNLFYSLGFGIGLDSKAAPVVAAAPVAAAAPAATPVLDDDNDGVPNDIDQCPNTPAGVVVDERGCEKVIVLRDLDVNFAFDSYKVGPKYAAEIKKVADFMGEHPDYKVVLAGHTDSVGAEAYNQKLSEKRAKAVADVLAGYGVSEDKISTVGYGELKPIATNKTKEGRAQNRRVEATFNK is encoded by the coding sequence ATGAAAAAGATTGCTTTAGCTATGGTTGCCGCAACAGCGGTTTTTGCGTCTAACGCAGCATATAATTATGAAGTTACTCCAACTATTGGTGGTGTTCACCCAGAGGGAAATTTACGTGTAAAAGACCATAACTTCGTTGGTGTTAGAGCTGCTAGAAATCTTGAAGATTTTTTCTTTGATCAAGTAGAGCTTGGTGTTGATTACACTCAAAAAGCAAAAGAAAAAACAGGTAGCTTAACAAGAGAAGGAAGAGTTCTTAGATATCATGCAAATCTTGTAAAAGATATAGTTGATTTTGGACCAGTTAGTCTATATGGCTTAGTTGGTGCTGGTTATGAAGATGTTCCAGCTATTTTTGTTAAAAATGAAGATGGCGGTTTTGGCCAATATGGTTTTGGCTTAAGATATCAAGTAACTGATAGATTTGCTCTTAAAGCAGAAGCAAGAGACGCTATCAAATTTGAACATGCTGATCATAACCTATTCTATTCACTAGGCTTTGGTATCGGTCTTGACTCAAAAGCAGCTCCGGTTGTGGCAGCAGCTCCAGTTGCAGCAGCAGCTCCAGCAGCAACTCCAGTTCTTGATGATGATAATGATGGCGTGCCAAATGATATAGATCAATGCCCTAACACTCCAGCTGGCGTAGTTGTTGATGAAAGAGGATGCGAGAAAGTTATCGTTCTTAGAGATCTAGATGTTAACTTTGCATTTGATAGCTACAAAGTCGGACCAAAATATGCAGCTGAGATCAAAAAAGTAGCTGACTTCATGGGCGAACACCCAGATTATAAAGTTGTACTTGCTGGTCACACTGATAGCGTAGGTGCAGAAGCTTATAACCAAAAACTATCTGAAAAAAGAGCAAAAGCTGTAGCTGATGTTCTTGCTGGCTATGGTGTAAGTGAGGATAAAATTTCAACAGTTGGCTACGGTGAGCTTAAACCAATTGCTACAAACAAAACTAAAGAAGGCCGCGCTCAAAATAGACGCGTTGAAGCTACTTTCAATAAATAA
- a CDS encoding PD-(D/E)XK nuclease family protein: MHNLNQLFVFTNSRKIREFNASFNDELIPKSLSIAEFYKKIVYVDGRFEIDSTYALVLMNRACASVKKANSVLKIPTEFFEFLKNNDYLFSFFKELAISKKSIAEIKFNDIYANFEEHLNILEEVLKEYERLLDRENLYDDITLPKIYSINEGYIRSFSEISLHIDGILSEFEWEILEKISKLTTLKIIFQTSVFNTKLINKIRQISAINEIENYKKYELNLKTNELICLENIKKFEPVLEKRFATRSLQCAYAMAKASEFVRDGIKPENIAVILPDESFSEILRLHDSNKIFNYAMGESFKNTKFYETFFYITRAINEEIKPVFDQSKCESYEELGFILNTLGVSEELFNKFKSSYFDLCDFAKFKGLIDELLTLENEPRCEEKLALELFRIENLCRYFSFSLKQLSEIFLLNISRLSIDDVGGGKISVMGMLESRGMKFDGVIIVDFNDNFIPARSTNEMFLNSKVRQKAGLISYLERENLQRFYYESLINNAKKVAISCVLNEESIPSRFLKNFKTIKDEKFSDEAYLKLFLKGNTSLNLSDDEIILEHDFFTRPLSFSTLNLFLTCPRKYYYAKIAGIKGAKAIATEPGSKQGNSVHKALYEYYTSEFYRQKNIFDLAIFKEILAKQDFSSLELEIWSQKFKEYAEFENERLSAGFRVLECEKDIESSFCDVKIKGIIDRIDASPDGEPFILDYKTGEANANSLQLAFYEALYGSEVKSAYFALKNEPVLISSKKSVDDLKAEIENLKSINNTKINFERKSGACKFCEYVILCRREL, encoded by the coding sequence ATGCATAACCTAAATCAACTTTTTGTATTTACGAACTCTCGTAAGATTCGTGAATTTAATGCAAGTTTTAATGATGAGCTAATCCCAAAAAGCCTAAGTATCGCCGAGTTTTATAAAAAGATAGTTTATGTAGATGGTAGGTTTGAGATTGATAGCACCTATGCTTTGGTGCTTATGAATAGAGCCTGTGCCAGTGTCAAAAAGGCAAACTCGGTTCTTAAAATTCCAACTGAGTTTTTTGAATTTTTGAAAAATAATGACTATCTTTTTTCATTTTTTAAAGAGCTAGCTATTAGTAAAAAGAGTATTGCTGAGATCAAATTTAACGATATTTACGCTAACTTTGAGGAGCATTTAAACATACTTGAAGAGGTTTTAAAAGAGTATGAGAGATTGCTTGATAGAGAAAATCTCTACGATGATATAACCTTGCCAAAAATTTACTCCATTAATGAAGGCTATATCAGAAGCTTTAGTGAAATTTCACTACACATAGATGGAATTTTAAGCGAATTTGAGTGGGAAATTTTAGAGAAAATCTCAAAGCTAACTACGCTAAAAATTATCTTTCAAACTAGTGTTTTCAACACAAAGCTAATCAATAAAATAAGGCAAATTTCAGCTATTAACGAGATTGAAAATTACAAAAAATATGAGCTAAATTTAAAGACAAATGAGCTAATTTGCTTAGAAAATATCAAAAAATTTGAGCCAGTCTTAGAAAAGCGGTTTGCCACTAGAAGCCTGCAATGTGCCTACGCTATGGCAAAGGCGAGCGAGTTTGTGCGTGATGGAATAAAGCCTGAAAACATCGCTGTCATATTGCCAGATGAGAGTTTTAGTGAAATTTTAAGGCTTCATGATAGCAATAAAATTTTTAACTATGCTATGGGCGAGAGCTTTAAAAATACAAAATTTTATGAGACGTTTTTTTACATTACAAGAGCGATAAACGAAGAGATAAAGCCAGTTTTTGATCAAAGTAAGTGTGAGAGCTACGAGGAGCTTGGTTTTATCTTGAACACACTTGGCGTAAGCGAAGAGCTTTTTAATAAATTTAAATCAAGCTATTTTGATCTTTGCGATTTTGCTAAATTTAAAGGGCTAATAGATGAGCTTTTAACTCTTGAAAATGAGCCAAGATGCGAAGAGAAGCTCGCGCTTGAGCTTTTTAGGATTGAGAATTTATGTAGGTATTTTAGCTTTAGCTTAAAGCAGTTAAGTGAAATTTTCTTGCTAAATATCTCGCGCCTTAGCATCGATGATGTGGGTGGTGGAAAGATCAGTGTCATGGGCATGCTAGAGAGTCGTGGAATGAAATTTGATGGCGTGATCATAGTTGACTTTAATGATAACTTCATCCCAGCAAGAAGCACAAATGAGATGTTTTTAAACTCAAAAGTGAGGCAAAAGGCAGGGCTTATAAGCTACCTTGAGCGTGAAAATTTGCAGAGATTTTACTATGAAAGCCTTATAAACAATGCCAAAAAGGTCGCCATAAGCTGTGTTTTAAACGAAGAGAGTATTCCTTCGAGATTTTTAAAAAATTTCAAAACAATAAAAGATGAGAAATTTAGTGACGAGGCATATTTAAAATTATTTTTAAAAGGAAATACAAGCCTAAATTTAAGCGATGATGAGATCATTTTGGAGCATGATTTTTTCACTAGACCGCTATCATTTTCGACACTAAATTTATTTCTAACTTGCCCAAGAAAGTATTATTACGCAAAGATAGCTGGTATAAAAGGAGCAAAAGCCATAGCAACTGAGCCAGGATCTAAGCAAGGAAATAGCGTGCATAAGGCGCTTTATGAATACTACACGAGTGAATTTTATAGACAAAAAAATATATTTGATTTGGCTATTTTTAAAGAAATACTTGCAAAGCAAGATTTTTCTTCGCTTGAGCTTGAGATTTGGTCGCAGAAATTTAAAGAATACGCAGAGTTTGAAAATGAACGTTTAAGTGCTGGCTTTAGAGTGCTTGAGTGCGAAAAAGACATAGAGAGCAGTTTTTGTGATGTAAAGATAAAAGGCATTATCGATAGGATCGATGCTAGCCCTGATGGTGAGCCTTTTATACTTGATTATAAAACTGGTGAGGCAAATGCGAACTCGCTTCAGCTTGCATTTTATGAAGCACTTTATGGTAGCGAGGTAAAAAGTGCTTATTTTGCTCTAAAGAATGAGCCTGTGCTTATCAGCTCTAAAAAAAGCGTGGATGATCTAAAGGCTGAGATAGAAAATCTAAAGAGCATAAATAACACTAAGATAAATTTTGAAAGAAAGAGCGGAGCTTGTAAATTTTGCGAGTATGTCATACTTTGTAGGAGAGAGTTATGA
- a CDS encoding MFS transporter: protein MLKSVLPLSFIIASRFLGLFIVLPVLSLYALNLRGANEFLVGLIVGVYAISQMIFQVPFGALSDRIGRKKTLTIGLLVFIIGSIICALTSDIFTMLFGRFLQGVGAIGAVATAMISDYITEEKRSKAMAIMGAFIGLSFTLSMVLGPLLARSFGLSSLFYLSAALSLLCIVLLYTVVPKEIKVSAKSEKVPFGKLFLQKDYMIINFTSFMQKMLASIAFLVIPIVLVKEYGYESSELYKIYSLGAVLGFLAMGLAGALGDGKGLSKVILIAGTLLFALTYTIFAISFTLFIFVLGVAIFFIGFNLHEPIMQSTATKFVKSSQKGSALGVFNSFGYLGSFIGGAFGGYILHAFGFKVLAIICVVLCVIWLVLLFSLSDPRIFKNIYLSPEVSLNLELLNRQKGVVDYYKNEKNQVIKFDSRLTSEAALKESLKF, encoded by the coding sequence ATGTTAAAAAGCGTTTTACCACTATCTTTTATCATAGCAAGCAGATTTTTAGGTCTTTTTATAGTTTTGCCAGTGCTTAGCCTTTATGCCTTAAATTTACGCGGAGCAAACGAGTTTTTAGTAGGGCTAATAGTAGGCGTCTATGCGATCTCGCAGATGATATTTCAGGTGCCTTTTGGAGCGCTCTCGGATAGGATAGGACGCAAAAAAACATTAACAATCGGACTTTTGGTTTTTATCATCGGCTCAATAATTTGTGCACTTACAAGCGATATTTTTACCATGCTATTTGGTAGATTTTTACAAGGTGTAGGTGCTATCGGAGCAGTTGCGACTGCGATGATAAGTGACTATATAACAGAAGAAAAACGTTCAAAAGCCATGGCGATAATGGGTGCTTTTATAGGGCTTAGCTTCACGCTTTCGATGGTGCTTGGACCGCTTCTTGCTAGAAGTTTCGGGCTTTCAAGCCTTTTTTACCTAAGTGCCGCTCTTAGCCTACTTTGCATTGTACTTCTTTATACCGTTGTGCCAAAAGAGATAAAAGTGAGTGCCAAAAGTGAAAAAGTGCCATTTGGTAAGCTGTTTTTACAAAAAGACTACATGATCATAAATTTCACCTCTTTTATGCAAAAGATGCTAGCAAGTATCGCATTTTTGGTGATCCCTATCGTTTTGGTAAAAGAGTATGGTTACGAAAGTAGCGAGCTTTACAAGATCTATTCGCTTGGCGCCGTGCTTGGCTTTTTGGCTATGGGGCTAGCTGGCGCCCTTGGCGATGGCAAGGGACTTAGCAAGGTCATCTTGATAGCTGGTACGCTACTTTTTGCCCTAACCTACACTATTTTTGCCATTAGTTTTACGCTTTTTATCTTCGTTTTGGGAGTTGCTATATTTTTTATAGGATTTAACCTTCACGAGCCCATCATGCAATCAACCGCGACAAAATTTGTAAAATCCTCACAAAAAGGCTCAGCCCTTGGTGTATTTAATTCATTTGGCTATCTAGGAAGCTTTATTGGAGGTGCGTTTGGTGGATACATCTTGCATGCCTTTGGCTTTAAAGTACTCGCCATCATCTGCGTAGTACTTTGCGTGATATGGCTTGTTTTGCTCTTTAGCTTAAGCGATCCAAGAATTTTTAAGAACATCTATCTAAGTCCTGAAGTTAGCTTAAATTTAGAGCTGCTAAACAGACAAAAAGGTGTAGTCGATTATTACAAAAACGAGAAAAATCAAGTGATAAAATTTGACTCTCGCCTTACAAGCGAGGCGGCTTTAAAAGAGAGTTTGAAGTTTTGA
- a CDS encoding RecB-like helicase — protein MKDFLALKASAGSGKTFALSVRYIALVLRGENINEIIALTFTKKAANEMKERIIATFLDLQNKKDELDKLCKELSLSQDEVIKRRDEKLDRFLQSELKIYTFDAFFSGILKKFSQNLGLSPDYSVQDSLQDLAWKKFVKEASKDQKLLSELALMMIISSQKEASFSQTLAKFYESFGGELKDSGAGYPDDSKVRAAQRAINEYIALQNGASDTAKKTFSEQSLFELFKNKVFERESLDYRTLSKIYTSELDRLFNELKEAAKEYILEVERYRLSGFSKLLNVYKYSNLELNKEINALSFADINKLVFKLLVENFDKDVLYFRLDGRINHLLIDEFQDTNVIQYEIILPLIAEIVSGYGQNGLGSFFYVGDTKQSIYKFRGGKKELFDKLGEDFSQIDIENLPSNYRSLKALVKFNNAIFEEIYHRYGLSFEPQEPAKKDKELNYKVSGECPYFEAEEDDYGYLRVLSDEDIAGAAVSQVKELLAAGVNVSEITVLCWKNSDISLISEVLSSEGIKSVNEGTLELKRTPFVAAIIEYAKFCLFSEEIYEKNVKALVNTNPKRLKIKAEDSATKSLFYLAKNLYINMADVDILRLFELSNGYKNLGDFIFNLENFSSKISPKNADGVKIMTVHKSKGLEFAHVIVCDMMSKGRGDDSNFIAEYNEKGEWIVKSRISGRENFDPEYAGVLEQIKELEKQENINKIYVAFTRATKSLIIIKQAAPSGNSPSFFSFYTRSDKSEVNDYLDLKEFSFGKILPSKSEQKEAKKDEKMPEILKIERQDVEAREQKTSGKNLEAIYFGLAFHYLLEMSEKFDGNSLLKAKSLMLNKFYKFLSPDRLEDAFKRAKMLINEPKFLECIKGKEIYKEQPFKVKNELKQMDLFCFNEREICVIDYKTTDKNIEENKKQVKEYKDALAKFYEKHSIIAVIFYALEGKISYIEV, from the coding sequence ATGAAAGATTTTTTAGCCCTAAAAGCAAGTGCTGGAAGCGGGAAAACATTCGCTTTAAGCGTTCGTTATATCGCTTTGGTGCTTAGAGGCGAAAATATAAACGAGATCATCGCTCTAACCTTTACCAAAAAAGCGGCCAATGAGATGAAAGAGCGCATAATCGCAACTTTTTTGGACTTGCAAAACAAAAAAGACGAGCTTGATAAGCTTTGCAAAGAGCTTAGTTTGAGCCAAGATGAGGTCATAAAAAGACGCGATGAGAAGCTTGATAGGTTTTTGCAAAGTGAGCTAAAAATTTATACATTTGATGCATTTTTCTCTGGAATCCTAAAGAAATTTAGTCAAAATTTAGGGCTTAGTCCTGATTACAGTGTGCAAGATAGTCTGCAAGATCTGGCGTGGAAGAAATTTGTAAAAGAGGCAAGCAAAGATCAAAAGCTTCTTAGTGAGCTTGCACTCATGATGATCATCTCAAGCCAAAAAGAGGCGAGTTTCTCACAGACTTTGGCTAAATTTTATGAGAGTTTTGGCGGTGAGCTAAAAGATAGTGGTGCAGGCTATCCAGATGATAGTAAGGTAAGGGCGGCGCAAAGGGCGATAAATGAGTATATAGCCTTGCAAAATGGTGCTAGTGATACGGCCAAAAAGACATTTAGTGAGCAAAGTTTGTTTGAGCTTTTTAAAAACAAGGTCTTTGAAAGAGAGAGCCTAGATTACCGCACTCTTAGTAAAATTTATACAAGTGAGCTTGATAGGCTCTTTAACGAGCTAAAAGAGGCGGCAAAAGAGTATATTTTGGAGGTCGAAAGATACAGACTTAGCGGTTTTAGCAAGCTCTTAAACGTTTATAAATACTCAAATTTAGAGCTAAATAAAGAGATAAATGCTTTAAGTTTTGCTGATATAAATAAGCTGGTCTTTAAGCTTTTGGTTGAAAATTTTGATAAAGATGTGCTTTATTTCAGGCTTGATGGCCGCATAAATCACCTTTTGATAGATGAGTTCCAAGATACAAATGTGATCCAATATGAGATCATCTTGCCGCTCATCGCTGAGATCGTATCTGGATATGGTCAAAATGGGCTTGGAAGCTTCTTTTATGTGGGCGATACAAAGCAAAGTATCTATAAATTTAGAGGTGGGAAAAAAGAGCTTTTTGACAAGCTTGGGGAGGATTTTAGTCAGATAGATATAGAAAATTTACCAAGCAACTACCGCAGTTTAAAGGCTTTGGTGAAATTTAATAACGCTATTTTTGAAGAAATTTATCATAGATATGGGCTTAGCTTTGAGCCACAAGAGCCAGCTAAAAAAGATAAGGAGCTAAACTACAAAGTAAGTGGCGAGTGTCCTTATTTTGAAGCCGAGGAAGATGACTATGGCTACTTGCGTGTGCTAAGTGACGAGGATATCGCGGGTGCGGCAGTTTCACAAGTAAAAGAGCTACTTGCTGCTGGCGTAAATGTAAGTGAGATAACTGTGCTTTGCTGGAAAAATAGCGACATCAGCCTCATCTCAGAGGTGCTTAGCAGTGAGGGGATAAAAAGCGTAAATGAAGGCACCTTGGAGCTAAAGCGAACGCCGTTTGTTGCAGCGATCATCGAGTATGCAAAATTTTGTCTTTTTAGTGAAGAAATTTATGAAAAAAATGTAAAAGCACTTGTAAATACAAATCCTAAAAGGCTAAAAATAAAAGCTGAAGATAGTGCGACAAAAAGCCTATTTTATTTAGCTAAAAATTTATATATAAATATGGCTGATGTTGATATTCTAAGGCTTTTTGAGCTAAGCAATGGCTATAAAAATTTAGGTGATTTTATCTTTAATCTTGAAAATTTTAGTTCTAAAATCAGCCCTAAAAATGCTGATGGCGTAAAAATAATGACTGTTCATAAGTCAAAAGGGCTCGAGTTTGCTCACGTGATAGTTTGTGATATGATGAGTAAGGGCAGAGGCGATGACTCAAACTTTATAGCAGAATATAACGAAAAAGGCGAGTGGATAGTAAAAAGTAGAATTTCTGGTAGAGAAAATTTTGACCCTGAGTATGCTGGCGTGTTAGAGCAAATAAAAGAGCTTGAGAAACAAGAAAATATCAATAAAATTTACGTCGCTTTCACTAGGGCTACAAAGTCGCTTATCATTATTAAACAAGCTGCTCCAAGTGGAAATAGTCCTAGCTTTTTTTCTTTTTATACTAGAAGCGATAAAAGCGAAGTAAACGACTATCTTGATTTAAAAGAGTTTAGTTTTGGTAAAATTTTACCTAGCAAGAGTGAGCAAAAAGAGGCAAAAAAAGATGAAAAAATGCCTGAAATTTTAAAGATAGAAAGGCAAGACGTAGAGGCAAGAGAGCAAAAAACGAGCGGTAAAAATTTAGAGGCAATCTATTTTGGCTTAGCGTTTCACTATTTGCTTGAGATGAGTGAGAAATTTGATGGAAATTCGCTTTTAAAAGCTAAGAGTTTAATGCTAAATAAATTTTATAAATTTCTCTCACCTGATAGGCTTGAAGATGCCTTTAAACGGGCAAAAATGCTAATAAATGAGCCAAAATTTCTAGAGTGCATAAAAGGCAAAGAAATTTACAAAGAGCAGCCGTTTAAAGTGAAAAATGAGCTAAAACAGATGGACCTTTTTTGCTTTAATGAGCGTGAAATTTGCGTGATTGATTATAAAACGACAGATAAAAATATAGAAGAGAACAAAAAACAAGTAAAAGAGTATAAAGATGCGCTTGCTAAATTTTATGAAAAACATAGTATAATCGCTGTCATTTTCTATGCACTTGAAGGCAAAATTTCATATATTGAAGTTTAA
- a CDS encoding HAD family hydrolase — translation MKKTILFDLDGTLIDSTSAILKGFDRAFLSHGKKEPDHNVLKSLVGHPLEIMFERLGASKNSIDSYIKEYKACYEKIYLDETVLLDYANEALKEASSFADVGIVTTKTSTFSIILLEHLGVMKYIKTVIGRDDVTNPKPNPEPINLALNRLNKDKNNAFMVGDTIMDLMAAQAAFITGVGLTCGYGQKSDLEKFSKHIFSNPFEAVGFIKEV, via the coding sequence ATGAAAAAAACCATACTTTTTGATTTGGACGGTACGCTTATTGATTCAACTTCTGCTATTTTAAAAGGATTTGATAGAGCTTTCTTATCCCATGGTAAAAAAGAGCCAGACCATAATGTATTAAAGTCTTTGGTTGGTCATCCGCTTGAAATAATGTTTGAAAGACTTGGTGCAAGCAAAAATTCAATTGATAGCTATATAAAAGAGTATAAAGCTTGCTACGAAAAAATTTATCTTGATGAGACGGTACTTTTAGATTATGCAAATGAAGCATTGAAGGAGGCAAGTAGCTTTGCTGATGTTGGTATAGTTACTACGAAAACTTCAACATTTTCTATTATCTTGCTTGAGCATTTAGGGGTTATGAAATATATAAAAACTGTTATTGGAAGAGACGATGTTACTAATCCAAAACCAAATCCAGAGCCTATAAATTTGGCTCTAAATAGACTTAATAAAGATAAAAATAATGCATTTATGGTAGGTGATACCATTATGGATCTAATGGCTGCACAAGCCGCTTTTATTACAGGCGTGGGTCTAACTTGTGGATATGGTCAAAAGAGTGATTTGGAGAAATTTAGTAAACATATTTTCTCAAACCCATTTGAAGCCGTTGGCTTTATAAAAGAGGTTTAA
- a CDS encoding non-canonical purine NTP pyrophosphatase: MKIVLATSNLDKVKEIKEYLKGYEIYALSEIVKPFEIVEDGSSFQQNALIKSRAVFAKLKEQGLDNEFIALSDDSGISVDALGGEPGIYSARYFDLDENGKVCGKNANDANNRVKLISKLKALNLESSLAHYTACIAISSKFGDYTTHGFMYGEAIDEERGTNGFGYDALFIPDGFTKTLGELDNETKLKISHRSKGLELIKYVLRILEAKFRR; the protein is encoded by the coding sequence ATGAAGATTGTGCTTGCGACGTCAAATTTAGACAAAGTAAAAGAGATAAAAGAGTATTTAAAAGGCTATGAAATTTACGCCTTAAGCGAGATTGTAAAGCCATTTGAGATCGTTGAAGATGGCAGCAGCTTTCAGCAAAATGCACTCATAAAGTCAAGAGCGGTTTTTGCAAAGCTTAAAGAGCAAGGGCTTGATAATGAGTTTATCGCTCTTAGCGATGATAGTGGCATTAGCGTAGATGCACTTGGTGGTGAGCCGGGGATCTACTCAGCTCGCTATTTTGACCTTGATGAAAATGGCAAAGTATGTGGCAAAAACGCAAATGACGCAAACAACAGAGTAAAGTTAATTAGCAAGCTAAAGGCGCTAAATTTAGAGAGTTCGCTAGCCCACTACACTGCCTGTATCGCTATTAGCTCAAAATTTGGCGACTACACGACGCATGGCTTTATGTATGGTGAGGCGATAGATGAGGAGCGCGGTACAAACGGCTTTGGCTACGACGCACTCTTTATCCCAGATGGCTTTACTAAGACGCTTGGCGAGCTAGATAATGAGACAAAGCTTAAAATTTCTCACCGCTCAAAGGGGCTTGAGCTGATAAAATACGTTTTAAGAATCTTGGAAGCGAAATTTAGGCGCTAA